From a single Lolium rigidum isolate FL_2022 chromosome 7, APGP_CSIRO_Lrig_0.1, whole genome shotgun sequence genomic region:
- the LOC124676907 gene encoding uncharacterized protein LOC124676907, whose amino-acid sequence MYWPALKPSPAKNPSPPAMASALPDPEEIDDGWVVLPPAPTSDDDVVVASDDGAFDPTPDDIVRRYLPLRRSLRCDGLPRQIHDADVYGAHPGFLAAVYPAANGRPEWFFFVCRAQCQGGRRRAGPGAYRLGSEARLLGGTAYCHAFRYYEDEADVGSASTKETQWRMDEYGDCRSARAAAFDMVVCKLYPTRGETIHQRHGVGSASLPGADAEDANKPQLLVRLYLDTVNLGDPLRCRMYAVSDVFAAHPAVLTATFPAANDRCEWFFAVQQPTRDANEDARPRKAGPGAYVPVREGRAVNGKGGDMGYRRVFLYREDDETVRRVSRTEWWMEEYGFGRDFPSGELPVLAEPRVGEDEELLVYKLYIKMVGDQQ is encoded by the exons ATGTACTGGCCCGCCCTTAAACCCTCGCCGGCCAAGAACCCGTCGCCGCCGGCCATGGCCTCCGCCCTCCCCGATCCGGAGGAGATCGACGACGGCTGGGTCGTGCTGCCCc CCGCACCAACATCTGACGACGACGTCGTCGTCGCCTCTGACGACGGAGCCTTCGACCCCACCCCCGACGACATCGTCCGGCGGTACCTGCCCCTGCGCCGATCGCTCCGCTGCGACGGCCTGCCCCGGCAGATCCACGACGCCGACGTCTACGGCGCGCACCCGGGTTTCCTCGCCGCCGTCTACCCGGCGGCCAACGGCCGCCCCGAGTGGTTCTTCTTCGTGTGCCGGGCGCAGTGCCAGGGCGGCCGCCGCAGGGCCGGGCCCGGCGCGTACCGCCTCGGCAGCGAGGCCAGGCTGCTCGGCGGCACCGCCTACTGCCACGCCTTCCGCTACTACGAGGACGAGGCCGACGTCGGCTCCGCCTCGACCAAGGAGACCCAGTGGCGGATGGACGAGTACGGCGACTGCCGCTCAGCCAGGGCCGCCGCATTCGACATGGTCGTCTGCAAGCTTTACCCGACGCGCGGCGAAACCATACACCAGAGGCATGGCGTCGGCAGCGCAAGTCTTCCTGGTGCTGACGCGGAAGACGCGAATAAGCCGCAGCTGCTCGTCCGGCTCTACCTGGATACCGTCAACCTGGGAGACCCGCTCCGCTGCCGGATGTACGCAGTCTCCGACGTCTTCGCCGCGCACCCGGCGGTGCTCACGGCCACGTTCCCGGCGGCCAACGACCGGTGCGAGTGGTTCTTCGCCGTCCAGCAGCCCACGCGCGACGCCAACGAAGACGCGCGACCACGGAAGGCAGGGCCAGGGGCGTACGTGCCGGTGCGCGAGGGCCGCGCCGTGAACGGCAAGGGCGGGGACATGGGCTACCGCCGGGTGTTCTTGTACAGGGAGGACGACGAGACGGTGCGGCGGGTGTCGCGGACGGAGTGGTGGATGGAGGAGTACGGGTTCGGCCGGGACTTCCCGTCCGGCGAGCTGCCAGTGCTGGCCGAGCCGCGCGTGGGCGAAGATGAAGAGCTCCTGGTGTACAAACTGTACATAAAAATGGTTGGTGACCAGCAGTAG
- the LOC124677083 gene encoding glutaredoxin-C6-like: MGIASSSASSNPESLAMALAKAKEIAASAPVVVFSKSYCPFCTRVKQLFTKLGASFKAIELDVEGDGADMQSALAQWTGQRTVPNVFINGKHIGGCDDTLALEKSGKLVPLLREAGAISGSASKDTMTA; encoded by the exons ATGGGcatcgcttcctcctccgcctcctccaaccCAGAATCATTAGCTATGGCGCTCGCCAAGGCCAAGGAAATCGCCGCCTCCGCTCCCGTCGTCGTCTTCAG CAAGTCTTACTGCCCTTTCTGCACACGGGTGAAGCAGCTCTTCACAAAGCTAGGAGCGAGTTTCAAGGCCATCGAGTTGGATGTAGAAG GTGATGGAGCTGATATGCAATCTGCTCTTGCTCAATGGACTGGACAGAGGACTGTCCCAAATGTCTTCATCAATGGGAAACACATCGGTGGTTGCGATG ATACTCTTGCACTGGAGAAGTCAGGGAAGCTAGTGCCTCTGCTGAGGGAGGCCGGAGCGATCTCCGGTTCTGCTTCCAAGGATACCATGACTGCTTAG